The following is a genomic window from Staphylococcus capitis subsp. capitis.
GTTCTTATTTTCTTTATTATTAAGTATCGTACTTTATTTTAGTTTCTCAACTTTGAAGTATTCACATAGCATTAATAATTCAACTTCTATGGCAATAATTCAAAAAGGATCTAGTTTCGGAGCATCAATTTTATTCATTATTATTATTATATTCTTAATGTACGCGAACCACTTATTCGTTAAAAGACGTACAAAAGAGTTTGCATTATTCCAACTTATCGGACTCACAAGAGGAAATATTCTTAGAATGTTAAGTATTGAGCAATTCGCGATATTTGTAATTACAGGTATCTTAGGCGTGCTCATTGGAATTTTCAGTTCACAACTTTTACTTGCCATTGCTTCTAAATTGATGAAGTTAAAAGTTCATCTTTCAATAGGATTTGAACCCCAAGCACTAATCATTACTATCATAATGTTAGTCATTGCTTTTGTTTTAATACTTGTTCAGAATTACCTTTTCCTAAAAAGAAGAAGCATCTTAACAATGATGAAAGATAGTTCTCAATCTGAAGCAACTAAAGCACGTATTACAGTTCCTGAAATTATTGGTGGTATCCTAGGTATCTTAATGATAGCTTTAGGGTATTATATGGCAACTGAAATGTTTGGTGTATTTAAATCACTTACTATGGCATTAGTTACACCATTCATTATTTTATTCTTAACAATTGTCGGTGCTTACTTATTCTTTAGAAGTTCAGTGTCACTCATTTTTAAAACGATTAAACGTTCAAAGAATGGTCGTGTTTCAATCACAGATGTGGTGTGTACATCTTCTATCATGCATAGAATGAAGAAAAATGCGATGTCATTAACAGTCATCGCCATCATTTCAGCGTTAACTGTTACAATTCTTTGTTTTACAGCTATTACTAAAGCAAATTCGGATTATAATATTGAATCATCAACACCACAAGACTTTGACTTCTCAAAAGGTAAGCAAGCGCATAAATTTGAACAGCAATTAGATAAAAATAATATTAAACACGATAAACATACTTATGAGTCAATTAATCCTAAAACAGTTAAAGATAACGTTATGACATTACAAGATGATTCTGAAGGTTTCTCACAGAATACGTCAATGATTGTTAATAAAGATCTTAAAGGTAATAACGCTCGATTAACAAACACTAAAACCGCTATCGGAATGATGAAATTTAATATGAATCAAAGTATCACAGTTAAAGGTAAGTCTAAAACAACTGTAAAAGTAACAGATAAAGACGATTCCAAAGTTTATCCATCTGAATTATCATATGCAGCTCCTATAGTAGAAGTAAGTCCTAAAGTATACAACTCATTAAAAACAGATAAAAATACTGCGCACGTTTATGGATTTAATATTAAACATCATAGCGATATGAAAAAAGCTGAACGCATCGCGTCGAAAGTTGATCCAAATGTAACTTCTAAAGATGAATTGAAAAAAGTGGTGGACGCAACAAATGGTATTTTCATATTTGTTACATCATTCTTAGGACTAGCGTTCTTAATCGCAGCTGGATGTATTATTTACATTAAACAAATGGATGAAACTGAAGATGAAATCGATAACTTTAAAGTCTTACGACGAATCGGATTTACTAATTCTGATATGTCTAAAGGGTTATTATTAAAGATTTTATTCAACTTTGGATTACCTTTAATTATAGCTCTACTACATGCGTTATTTGCGGCACTAGCCTTTATGCATGTTATGGGCAATGTAACGATGGCACCTGTATTCCTAGTAATGATTGTTTACACAGTCATCTACCTTATCTTTGCCCTTATAGCATTTATACACTCAAATCGTGTCATTAAGCGCTCAATTTAAAAAGTATTTTTCAAATAATTAATTAAAAAAGGATGGTATTTATTATGAAAATTAAAGATTTAATCAAACAATCATATGAGGATTTAAAAAATTTAACTATTAACTGGTTCAATATCTTAATGTTAGTTGTCATCGTATTCGTTTTAAGTAATATTATTACGCCTATCGCAGGTATTCCTGTTGGACTATTAGGAGGCGCATACTTCTTAAAACGTCGTGAAGAAAAAGAAGCTCAATAACTTAATCATAAAAAAATAACACCCTCATTGGAGATGTCAGTACAGTTCGACACATCCTTTGAGGGTGTTTTTACTATGTGAAGTTATTATTTTTTAGTTAGACCATCTAATTCCTCAACTCTCATCATATTATTTATCATACCTAAATAATA
Proteins encoded in this region:
- a CDS encoding ABC transporter permease, which codes for MTFNQITLKNLRQNIKHYGMFLFSLLLSIVLYFSFSTLKYSHSINNSTSMAIIQKGSSFGASILFIIIIIFLMYANHLFVKRRTKEFALFQLIGLTRGNILRMLSIEQFAIFVITGILGVLIGIFSSQLLLAIASKLMKLKVHLSIGFEPQALIITIIMLVIAFVLILVQNYLFLKRRSILTMMKDSSQSEATKARITVPEIIGGILGILMIALGYYMATEMFGVFKSLTMALVTPFIILFLTIVGAYLFFRSSVSLIFKTIKRSKNGRVSITDVVCTSSIMHRMKKNAMSLTVIAIISALTVTILCFTAITKANSDYNIESSTPQDFDFSKGKQAHKFEQQLDKNNIKHDKHTYESINPKTVKDNVMTLQDDSEGFSQNTSMIVNKDLKGNNARLTNTKTAIGMMKFNMNQSITVKGKSKTTVKVTDKDDSKVYPSELSYAAPIVEVSPKVYNSLKTDKNTAHVYGFNIKHHSDMKKAERIASKVDPNVTSKDELKKVVDATNGIFIFVTSFLGLAFLIAAGCIIYIKQMDETEDEIDNFKVLRRIGFTNSDMSKGLLLKILFNFGLPLIIALLHALFAALAFMHVMGNVTMAPVFLVMIVYTVIYLIFALIAFIHSNRVIKRSI